The bacterium DNA window CGAAGATGCTGGTCAGGCATCAAAAGGTTATTGAAGGCATTATGAGTTCAGGGCTTACAATTATTCCTATGAAATTAGGTACATTCGCTGTTGACGAAATTGAGGTCAAAGATATTTTGGATAGAGGCTATAATCTCATTAAGAAGACTATGGAGAAGACGGGCGATAAAATAGAGATTGATATAGTCGCCACATGGAGTGATTTTCCTTCAATTCTTAAAGAGGTTGGGGAAGAGAGAGAAATCAAAGAGTTCAAAGAAAGGCTTTTAGCTAGTCCAAAAGAGATAACCATAACTGACCAGATGAAAGTAGGGCTTATGGTTAAGAAAGCATTGGATATAAGAAAAGAAAAATATGCTGAAAAGATAAAGAATACACTGAAAACTCTAGGCAAGGATCTAAAGATACATGAACTCATGGACGATAATATGGTTGCTAATATAGCCTTTTTGATAAATAAAACCCGGCAAATAGAGTTTGATAAAAAGATAGAAGGCCTAAACACTGAATTTCATGATGAGTTAAATTTTAGATGCGTAGGGCCGCTTCCACCATATAGTTTCTATACACTTGAGATAAAAAAGATGCAATTTGGCGAGATTGATTGGGCAAAAAAGAAGTTGGGGTTAAATGATTTTGCGGATAAAGATGAAATTAAGAAAGCCTATCGAAGAGTAGCCTCCTCTTCCCATCCTGATAGAAATCCGGATGCACCAGCTAAAATTTTTAATGATGTAAACAGGGCTAATAAAATACTTATTGACTATTGTAAAGCTCGTGAACAAGCAGGCGAGGAAGAATTTAAAAAGAACGCAATATTGATCAAAGTGAGGGAGTAGTAGGAATATGGAGAAAGAAGGGAAATATATCTATTGTGTTGTTGCAACATCACAGGAGAGGAATTTTGGGCCAATAGGAATAGGCAGCAGGGGTGATGAAGTTTTAACTGTTGGCTATAATGACCTGAGCATGGTTGTAAGCAGTCATCCAATGACTAAATTTACTGTTAATCGCGAGAATATGCTGGCTCACGAGAAGATAATTGAAGAAGTGATGAAGGAATTTGATAGCGTACTTCCAGTCAGGTTTGGCACTATTGCCTCTAATGCTGATGAGATAAGGAATCTTTTAGATAAAAGATATAGAGAATTTAAGAACGCATTAAGGGATATGGACCATAAAATAGAATTAGGCGTTAAAGGGATATGGAAAAATATGGAAATAATCTTTAAAGAGATTGTGCAGGAGAATAAAGAGATTAAGAAGGCAAAAGTGAAAATTCAAAACGGCGAAGGGAAAAAGAATATACAATCTAAGAGGGAGATTGGTAAAGAGGTTTTTGAAGCTCTGCAAAAGAAAAAAGAGAAAGAGGCAGAGAAGATAGTAGATGCTTTAAGGAGAACAGCCTTTGACCATAAACTTAATAGGACTATTACAGATGAGATGTTTATGAATGCAGCCTTTTTGGTAGATAAAGGGAGAGAGAAAGAATTTGATAATATAATGGATGATTTAAGTGAAGAATATAAGGATAGAGTAAAGTTTATGTATGCAGGCCCTTTACCTGTATTTAATTTTGTGAACATTGCCATTTATCCTGAGGAATGGGAAAAGTGAAAGAAGGTAAGTACATATATTGTGTAATAAAAGTTAATGAACCAAAAACTTTCGGTTCGCTGGGAGTTGGCGGAAGAGGGGACGAACTGCATACTATTTGCTTTAATGATATAGCAGTTGTAGTGAGCAATTCTCCAATAATAAAATACCCAGTGTCAAGGGAGAATACACTTGCTCATGAAAAGGCAATTGAGGAAGTAATGAAAAAGCATGTAGTTTTGCCGGTAAGATTTTGCACAATTGCTGAAGACGAAAAGAAGGTAAAGAAGATTTTAGAAAGAGAGTATGATAAATTCAAAGATCTGTTGGACAAAATTAATAATAAAAAAGAGCTTGGGTTAAAAGCAATATTTAAAGAGGATGTTATTTATAAAGATATCTTGGAAAAACATGAAGACATAAGAAAGTTAAAGGAAGGGCTGGCTTCTAAACCCCCTGAAGCGACTCATTACGAACGTATGGAAATAGGGAAAATGGTGGAAACTGCTCTGCAAAAAGAGAAAGAGATTTGCGAAAAGGATATTTTGAATACGCTTTCGCCTTTGGCAGTAGAGCATAAGACCAATAATACCTACGGTGAACGCATGATTATAAATGCGGCTTTTTTAGTGGAGAAAAGCAAAGAAACAGAATTTGATCAGAAGGTTCAGGAACTGGACGGGAAATATGGTAATAAAATAAAATTTAAGTATGTAGGAACCATACCGCCGTTTAATTTTGTCAATTTAGTAATTGAAACGGGAGAGTATTAATGTTTTTAATTGATGATATATTGCTTGCGCCATTGAAAGGGGTGGTTTGGCTTGGCAAGAAGATTAATGAGGTTATAGAGAAGGAAATCTCTGATGAAGGGCGGATAAAAGAGAAACTAATGGAATTACAAATGCGGTTTGAACTTGATGAAATAAACGATGAAGGATATAAGAAGCAGGAAGAAGAACTTTTAGCGCGATTGGACGCTATTAGAAAAGCAAAAGAAGAGGAGGTGTGAAGATGGCTAATATGGAAGAAGCTAAGAAAGCAGTTGCTGAGTTTTTGAGAAAGACCCTTAATGTCAAAGATATAAAGGTGATTAAGGTTGGAAAGAGTGAAAAAGGCTGGGAGACGGAAACAGAAGTATATGAAGAAAGTTCATTTATAAAGGCTCTTGGACTTCCAACAAGAGTAAAGGACCGGAATATCTATGAGGTTAAATTGGATGATAAATTAGAAGTCCAATCCTATGAATGCAAGAGTAAAGAAGAATAAGAATAGGAACAGGATATAAGGATGAAAGGATTATATCTCTATTGTATTAGAGAGAAAACCGAAGGTGTCATAGCTTTTTCTGCCAAAGGTATTGACGGGAAGGGAAAGGTTTTTACACTCCCTTATCGCGAATTAGAGGCAGTAGTGAGCAAAGTTTCTTTAGAAGAATTTGGGTCGAGTAAGATTCAGAAAAAGGCGCAGGAAGATCCAATCTGGATTAAAGAGAAAGCGCTTGCTCATGAAGAAGTTATAGAAAAATCTATGAGTAA harbors:
- a CDS encoding GvpL/GvpF family gas vesicle protein, whose product is MEKEGKYIYCVVATSQERNFGPIGIGSRGDEVLTVGYNDLSMVVSSHPMTKFTVNRENMLAHEKIIEEVMKEFDSVLPVRFGTIASNADEIRNLLDKRYREFKNALRDMDHKIELGVKGIWKNMEIIFKEIVQENKEIKKAKVKIQNGEGKKNIQSKREIGKEVFEALQKKKEKEAEKIVDALRRTAFDHKLNRTITDEMFMNAAFLVDKGREKEFDNIMDDLSEEYKDRVKFMYAGPLPVFNFVNIAIYPEEWEK
- a CDS encoding GvpL/GvpF family gas vesicle protein encodes the protein MAEIGKYIYGIINSNTNFRLFISGDSIHTIPSQDISAVVGDSEIIDYTCIPKGDVAKMLVRHQKVIEGIMSSGLTIIPMKLGTFAVDEIEVKDILDRGYNLIKKTMEKTGDKIEIDIVATWSDFPSILKEVGEEREIKEFKERLLASPKEITITDQMKVGLMVKKALDIRKEKYAEKIKNTLKTLGKDLKIHELMDDNMVANIAFLINKTRQIEFDKKIEGLNTEFHDELNFRCVGPLPPYSFYTLEIKKMQFGEIDWAKKKLGLNDFADKDEIKKAYRRVASSSHPDRNPDAPAKIFNDVNRANKILIDYCKAREQAGEEEFKKNAILIKVRE
- a CDS encoding gas vesicle protein produces the protein MANMEEAKKAVAEFLRKTLNVKDIKVIKVGKSEKGWETETEVYEESSFIKALGLPTRVKDRNIYEVKLDDKLEVQSYECKSKEE
- a CDS encoding GvpL/GvpF family gas vesicle protein: MGKVKEGKYIYCVIKVNEPKTFGSLGVGGRGDELHTICFNDIAVVVSNSPIIKYPVSRENTLAHEKAIEEVMKKHVVLPVRFCTIAEDEKKVKKILEREYDKFKDLLDKINNKKELGLKAIFKEDVIYKDILEKHEDIRKLKEGLASKPPEATHYERMEIGKMVETALQKEKEICEKDILNTLSPLAVEHKTNNTYGERMIINAAFLVEKSKETEFDQKVQELDGKYGNKIKFKYVGTIPPFNFVNLVIETGEY
- a CDS encoding gas vesicle protein GvpG → MFLIDDILLAPLKGVVWLGKKINEVIEKEISDEGRIKEKLMELQMRFELDEINDEGYKKQEEELLARLDAIRKAKEEEV